From Thermus albus, one genomic window encodes:
- the atpD gene encoding V-type ATP synthase subunit D encodes MSQVSPTRMNLLQRRGQMRLAQKGVDLLKKKRDALVAEFFGLVRAALEARKALNQAAQEAYGALLLAQAFDGPEAVAAAALGVRPLEKVEAEVENVWGSKVPRLRVTFSDGALLSPVGTPAYTLEAARAFRRYAEALFQVANTETRLKKIGEEIKKTTRRVNALEQVVIPGIRGQIRFIQQVLEQREREDTFRLKRIKGKIEAREAEEEGGRPNPHLEIGAGL; translated from the coding sequence GAAGGGGGTGGACCTCCTCAAAAAGAAGCGGGATGCCCTGGTGGCGGAGTTCTTCGGCCTGGTGCGGGCGGCCCTCGAGGCCCGCAAGGCCCTGAACCAGGCGGCCCAGGAAGCTTACGGGGCTTTGCTCCTGGCCCAGGCCTTTGACGGGCCGGAGGCGGTGGCCGCGGCGGCCCTGGGGGTGCGTCCCTTGGAAAAGGTGGAGGCGGAGGTGGAAAACGTCTGGGGGAGCAAGGTGCCCAGGCTTAGGGTCACCTTTTCCGATGGGGCTCTTCTTTCCCCGGTGGGCACCCCCGCCTACACCCTGGAGGCCGCCCGGGCCTTCCGCCGTTACGCCGAGGCCCTGTTCCAGGTGGCCAACACGGAAACCCGCCTCAAAAAGATCGGGGAGGAGATCAAGAAGACCACCCGCCGGGTGAACGCCCTGGAGCAGGTGGTGATTCCCGGAATCCGGGGCCAGATTCGCTTCATCCAGCAGGTTCTGGAGCAACGGGAAAGGGAGGATACCTTCCGCCTGAAGCGCATCAAGGGCAAGATTGAGGCCCGGGAGGCGGAAGAGGAGGGGGGCCGCCCGAATCCCCATCTGGAGATCGGCGCGGGCCTTTAG
- the acnA gene encoding aconitate hydratase AcnA codes for MKDSLQTLKSLHTPSGTYGYFDLTELERKGLAEVSWLPFSIRIMLESLLRNEDGYQVTREDIEALARWAPEPGEINVPLKLARVILQDFTGVPAVVDLAAMRDAVAERGGDPRRINPVVPADLVIDHSVQVDAFGTTYAFFYNVEKEYERNRERYLLLKWAQGALENFRVVPPGTGIVHQVNLEYLAKVVMTQEVEGLTLAFPDSLVGTDSHTTMVNGLGVLGWGVGGIEAEAVMLGQPYYMLAPKVVGFKLYGELPEGATATDLVLTITEILRKHGVVGKFVEFFGPGVAKLSLADRATIANMAPEYGATMGFFPVDEETLNYLRLTGRPQALIALVEAYTKAVGLFRTPEAEEKVRYSETLELDLSTVEPSLAGPKRPQDRVALREVKGSFLAHLTKPVKERGFGLGPDQLDQKVLVKRHHEEFELAHGSVVIAAITSCTNTSNPTVMLGAGLLAKKAVEAGLDTKPWVKSSLAPGSKVVTDYLEASGLLPFLEALRFHVVGYGCTTCIGNSGPLPEDIAKAVEEGNLVVAAVLSGNRNFEGRINPHVKANYLASPMLVVAYALAGRMDMDFTTEPLGYDPNGKPVYLKDIWPSMEEIRQAMAKTLDPELFKKEYAKVFEGDERWQALPAPTGERFAWDPGSTYIQNPPFFQNLGQHQVGDIRGARVLLVLGDSVTTDHISPAGAIPVKSPAGQYLISKGVKPEDFNSYGSRRGNHEVMMRGTFANIRIKNLMLDGIEGGYAKKLPEGDVDFVYNVALRYQEEGTPLLVIAGKEYGTGSSRDWAAKGTFLLGIKAVLAESFERIHRSNLVGMGVLPLEFLAEENRETLGLTGYEVYDILGLEDLTPRKKVEVVARREDGSEVRFQAIARLDTPVEVDYYKNGGILQTVLLEMLKETQAR; via the coding sequence ATGAAGGATAGCCTGCAAACGCTTAAGAGCCTTCACACCCCAAGCGGCACCTACGGGTACTTCGACCTTACGGAACTGGAGAGGAAGGGCCTTGCCGAGGTAAGCTGGCTCCCCTTCTCCATCCGCATCATGCTGGAAAGCCTCCTCAGAAACGAGGACGGCTACCAAGTGACCCGCGAGGACATAGAGGCCCTGGCCCGTTGGGCCCCGGAGCCAGGGGAGATCAACGTACCCTTAAAGCTGGCCCGGGTCATCCTGCAGGACTTCACCGGGGTGCCGGCGGTGGTGGACCTGGCCGCCATGCGGGACGCGGTGGCCGAGCGGGGCGGGGACCCCAGGCGCATCAACCCCGTGGTCCCCGCGGACTTGGTCATTGACCACTCGGTGCAGGTGGACGCCTTCGGCACCACCTACGCCTTCTTTTACAACGTGGAAAAGGAGTACGAGAGGAACCGGGAGCGCTACCTCCTCCTCAAGTGGGCCCAAGGGGCCCTGGAAAACTTCCGGGTGGTGCCCCCCGGCACCGGCATCGTTCACCAGGTGAACCTGGAGTACCTGGCCAAGGTGGTGATGACCCAGGAGGTGGAGGGCCTTACCCTGGCCTTCCCCGATAGCCTGGTGGGCACCGACAGCCACACCACCATGGTGAACGGCCTGGGTGTTTTGGGCTGGGGCGTGGGGGGCATAGAGGCCGAGGCGGTGATGCTGGGGCAGCCCTACTACATGCTGGCCCCCAAGGTGGTGGGTTTCAAGCTCTATGGGGAGCTTCCCGAAGGGGCCACGGCCACGGACCTGGTCCTCACCATCACCGAGATCCTGCGCAAACACGGGGTGGTGGGCAAGTTCGTGGAGTTCTTTGGCCCCGGGGTGGCCAAGCTCTCCCTGGCGGACCGGGCCACCATCGCCAACATGGCCCCCGAGTACGGGGCCACCATGGGCTTCTTCCCCGTGGACGAGGAGACCCTGAACTACCTGAGGCTCACGGGCCGCCCCCAGGCGCTCATCGCCCTGGTGGAGGCCTACACCAAGGCGGTGGGCCTTTTCCGCACCCCCGAGGCTGAGGAAAAGGTACGCTACTCGGAAACCCTGGAGCTGGACCTCTCCACGGTGGAGCCCTCCCTGGCCGGCCCCAAGAGGCCCCAGGACCGGGTGGCCCTTAGGGAGGTGAAGGGAAGCTTCCTCGCCCACCTCACCAAGCCGGTGAAGGAACGGGGGTTTGGTCTTGGGCCGGACCAGCTTGACCAGAAGGTCCTGGTCAAGCGGCACCACGAGGAGTTTGAGCTCGCCCACGGCTCGGTGGTCATCGCCGCCATCACCAGCTGCACCAACACCTCCAACCCCACGGTGATGCTGGGAGCCGGACTTTTGGCCAAGAAAGCGGTGGAGGCGGGGCTGGACACCAAGCCCTGGGTGAAAAGCTCCCTGGCCCCGGGTTCCAAGGTGGTGACGGACTACCTGGAGGCCAGCGGGCTTTTGCCCTTCCTCGAGGCCCTGCGCTTCCACGTGGTGGGTTACGGGTGCACCACCTGCATCGGCAACTCCGGTCCCCTGCCCGAGGACATCGCCAAGGCGGTGGAGGAGGGGAACCTGGTGGTGGCCGCGGTGCTCTCCGGGAACCGCAACTTTGAGGGGCGCATCAACCCCCACGTGAAGGCCAACTACCTGGCAAGCCCCATGTTGGTGGTGGCCTACGCCCTGGCGGGCCGCATGGACATGGACTTCACCACGGAGCCCCTGGGCTACGACCCCAACGGCAAGCCCGTCTACCTCAAGGACATCTGGCCCTCCATGGAGGAGATCCGCCAGGCCATGGCCAAGACCCTGGACCCCGAGCTCTTCAAGAAGGAGTACGCCAAGGTCTTTGAGGGGGACGAGCGCTGGCAGGCTCTACCTGCCCCCACCGGGGAACGCTTTGCCTGGGACCCCGGGAGCACCTACATCCAAAATCCCCCCTTCTTCCAGAACCTGGGCCAGCACCAGGTGGGGGATATCCGGGGGGCCAGGGTGCTCCTGGTCCTGGGGGATTCCGTGACCACGGACCACATCTCCCCCGCCGGGGCCATCCCTGTGAAGAGCCCCGCGGGCCAGTACCTGATCTCCAAGGGGGTCAAGCCGGAGGACTTCAACTCCTACGGCTCCCGGCGCGGCAACCACGAGGTGATGATGCGGGGCACCTTCGCCAACATCCGCATCAAGAACCTAATGCTGGACGGCATAGAAGGGGGCTACGCCAAGAAGCTTCCCGAGGGCGATGTTGATTTTGTGTACAACGTGGCCCTGCGCTACCAAGAGGAGGGCACACCCCTTCTGGTGATCGCCGGGAAGGAGTACGGCACGGGCAGTAGCCGCGACTGGGCCGCCAAGGGCACCTTCCTCCTGGGCATCAAGGCGGTGCTGGCGGAAAGCTTTGAGAGGATCCACCGCTCCAACCTGGTGGGGATGGGGGTGTTGCCCCTGGAGTTCTTGGCCGAGGAGAACCGGGAAACCCTGGGCCTCACGGGCTACGAGGTCTACGACATCCTGGGGCTTGAGGACCTCACCCCCCGCAAGAAGGTGGAGGTGGTAGCCAGAAGGGAGGATGGCAGCGAAGTCCGCTTCCAAGCCATTGCCCGCCTGGACACCCCGGTGGAGGTGGACTACTACAAGAATGGCGGCATCCTGCAGACCGTGCTTTTGGAAATGCTAAAGGAGACCCAAGCCCGCTAG
- a CDS encoding alpha/beta hydrolase → MVARKILVLIGLGALVLALAVVGVAYYFLRPLKAEPLAQVALQGGGLEVQEAPYGLALIPKTPKALLAFYPGARVEPLAYAPVLAPVAQAGYLVVLLKVPSGIALLGKERALEAHRGHPNLPLVVGGHSLGGVAAAELAAREKLPLILFASYPEEDLSRETLPTLALYGTEDGLLPLEEARQKARRLPRNARVVFIAGLNHAGFGAYGPQKGDRPAGRPREALWQEIAEEVLLFLEGLDLTAPPPPQTLHPGSDIVGKAGAGAPPRSTSP, encoded by the coding sequence ATGGTTGCTAGAAAGATCCTGGTCCTAATCGGCCTGGGGGCCTTGGTCCTGGCCTTGGCCGTGGTGGGGGTGGCCTACTACTTCCTTAGGCCTTTGAAGGCCGAGCCCCTGGCCCAGGTGGCCCTCCAAGGGGGAGGCCTCGAGGTGCAGGAGGCCCCGTATGGCCTTGCCCTCATTCCCAAGACCCCCAAGGCCCTCCTGGCCTTCTACCCCGGGGCCCGGGTGGAACCCTTGGCCTACGCCCCGGTCCTGGCCCCCGTGGCCCAGGCGGGGTACCTGGTGGTCCTCCTAAAAGTGCCCTCCGGCATCGCCCTCTTGGGCAAGGAAAGGGCCTTGGAGGCCCACAGGGGCCATCCCAATCTTCCCCTGGTGGTAGGGGGGCATAGCCTAGGGGGCGTGGCCGCCGCCGAGCTGGCTGCCCGGGAAAAGCTTCCCCTTATCCTCTTCGCCAGCTACCCCGAGGAGGACCTCAGCCGGGAAACCCTCCCCACCCTGGCCCTCTACGGCACCGAGGATGGCCTTCTGCCCCTCGAGGAAGCCCGACAAAAGGCCCGGCGCTTACCCAGGAATGCCCGGGTGGTTTTCATAGCAGGCCTGAACCATGCGGGCTTCGGGGCCTATGGCCCCCAGAAGGGGGACCGGCCCGCGGGAAGGCCCCGGGAGGCCCTTTGGCAGGAGATTGCGGAAGAGGTGCTTCTTTTCCTGGAAGGCTTGGACCTTACCGCACCACCCCCACCCCAGACACTCCATCCGGGAAGTGATATAGTGGGGAAAGCCGGGGCGGGCGCCCCCCCTCGGAGCACTTCCCCCTAA